The Campylobacter concisus genome segment AAGCGCAGCATATATCACAAACCATCTTGAGCGAAAAGACTCTTTTACATCAAGCTTTGCTATTAAAAAAAGATTATTCACTCTTGCTCCTTAAATTTTCTTCTTTGATTATCTTGCCAAGATCCATATAGACGCATCTATCTAATAAATTCGCTATCTCATCAATACGGTGTGAAATAAAAACAAGTGTTTTGTTTTGCGTGAAGTTATCAAGTAAATTTTTAAAAGAAAGCCTTGCTTTCACGTCAAGATTTGCTGTTGGCTCATCAAACATCAAAATTTCACTATCCTTAGCAAATGCGATTGCTATTAGCATCTTTTGTTTCATGCCGCCAGAGAGCTTATAAAATGGTTTATTTAAATTTGCATGCAAATCAAGCTCTAAAAGCTTGCTAAATTTCTCAATCTCTTCAAATTTTACATTTGAGCTTTTGCAGACAAACTCACAAAGCTCGCGCAAGTTAAATTTAAGCGGTGGTGGGGTTTGTGGCACAAATGAGATAAATTTCAAAGCCCCTTTTCTATCTTTTAGGGTATTTACGCCATTTATTGCGATGCTTCCACTATTTGGAATAAACTCGCCTAAAATGATACGCATGAGCGAGCTTTTGCCAGCTCCATTTTGTCCAAGTATTGCTATTTTTTCACCAGATTTTACGTTTAGGCTAACATTGTCAAGTATCCTTTGCGAGCCAAAAATTTTAGTTACTTCTTTTATATCTATCAAAAATTTTCCTTATATTAGTTTTTTAAAGCCGTTGTCAAATTTCAGTGCATCTTGATGACACACATCAATACACCTACCACAAAGCGTACAATCAGCGCCAGCTATCCTAAAGATATTTTTGCTCTCGTCAAGCTTTGCCCCTTTTTTTGTCATAAAAAGTACGTGAGGCACTAGACAAACATCAGTGCAAACTAAGCAGTGATCGCACTTCTCTTTATCCCAGCTAACTTTTATGGCATTTGGTTTAGCTAGCACCGAGTAAGTAGCTCCGATAGGACAGACATATCTGCACCAAGCTCTACGTGAGAAGAAAATTTCAACCATAAGCATAGCTACAACGAACCAAATAGCATGAAAATAGCCATAGATAATAAATCTTGAAAAAATCCCAACAAC includes the following:
- a CDS encoding ABC transporter ATP-binding protein, with product MIDIKEVTKIFGSQRILDNVSLNVKSGEKIAILGQNGAGKSSLMRIILGEFIPNSGSIAINGVNTLKDRKGALKFISFVPQTPPPLKFNLRELCEFVCKSSNVKFEEIEKFSKLLELDLHANLNKPFYKLSGGMKQKMLIAIAFAKDSEILMFDEPTANLDVKARLSFKNLLDNFTQNKTLVFISHRIDEIANLLDRCVYMDLGKIIKEENLRSKSE